From Actinomyces slackii, a single genomic window includes:
- a CDS encoding DUF7926 domain-containing protein → MNTPSRRLTVVPRTAAACLSLLALVLAVAAVSMAPAHADTDSPVRITSVALTAIDDGGTPLDRPLYVNDSVARMEYAWDAREADLKEGDSFSIGLPSELGYRVTGTESLTADLGDGSPVEVATCAITAQTMTCTFNGVLPAKIAQGYKDVSGTGRIQVTPLRTTTATHLDLTVNGEPMQVDLPAVGGIGPDPRRYEDIALVKEAGGMTEDSTGVTWYIGVGTAGLTEAYQRAGDPVTFDGVTPRTIVLTDTLGEGQSFPEPTAWSLTRINSAEVPRSADHWLELDSTKQAGPTTTEAGAFSIDVSYAGNVATITLTGPFAPRTNYNVVFAAEATNGQNGKAVPGFTYANEVSLPAASLGRQASTSFAQSFDSEVTLGLGGGGLAVTKRVEADAAAQIPADAAYTIEVDYTLPNGLTVDDYPGWAPPGTLKADRTGGTLTVEVTADLRTVIVGQAPGSILPVGTVVALKEAALDGVTPAPGFSWGSAVFTVDGVQATTLTIGDGTVNEVVVTNTVTGAPQDPDAPESPAPSGAPAPPEPTASPSSLASSQPSAPGTAAAAATGDPAPALARTGATIIVPIIAAGAALIGGMLLVRRRKA, encoded by the coding sequence ATGAATACCCCATCTCGGCGCCTGACAGTGGTTCCCAGGACCGCTGCCGCATGCCTGTCTTTACTAGCCCTCGTACTGGCGGTGGCCGCTGTCTCCATGGCTCCGGCGCATGCGGACACCGACTCGCCGGTCAGGATCACCAGCGTGGCGCTGACCGCCATCGACGACGGCGGCACTCCCCTCGATAGGCCCCTCTACGTCAACGACTCCGTGGCCCGCATGGAGTACGCCTGGGATGCCCGGGAGGCGGATCTCAAGGAGGGCGACTCCTTCAGCATCGGCCTGCCCAGCGAGCTCGGCTACCGTGTGACCGGCACCGAGTCCCTGACGGCGGACCTGGGCGACGGCAGCCCGGTGGAGGTCGCCACCTGCGCCATCACCGCTCAGACCATGACCTGCACCTTCAACGGCGTCCTGCCGGCCAAGATCGCCCAGGGCTACAAGGATGTCTCCGGCACCGGGCGCATCCAGGTGACCCCCCTGCGGACCACCACCGCCACGCACCTGGATCTCACCGTCAACGGCGAGCCCATGCAGGTCGATCTGCCCGCGGTCGGCGGCATCGGGCCGGACCCGCGCCGCTACGAGGACATCGCCCTGGTCAAGGAGGCCGGCGGCATGACCGAGGACTCCACCGGGGTGACCTGGTACATCGGCGTGGGCACGGCCGGTCTGACCGAGGCCTACCAGCGCGCGGGCGATCCCGTGACCTTCGACGGCGTCACGCCGCGCACCATCGTGCTGACCGACACCCTGGGTGAGGGGCAGTCCTTCCCCGAGCCCACGGCCTGGAGCCTGACCCGCATCAACTCCGCCGAGGTCCCCAGGTCGGCCGACCACTGGCTCGAGCTCGACAGCACCAAGCAGGCCGGCCCCACCACCACCGAGGCCGGGGCCTTCAGCATCGACGTGTCCTACGCGGGCAACGTGGCCACCATCACCCTGACCGGACCCTTCGCCCCGAGGACCAACTACAACGTCGTCTTCGCCGCGGAGGCCACCAACGGTCAGAACGGCAAGGCGGTGCCCGGCTTCACCTACGCCAACGAGGTCTCCCTGCCCGCGGCCAGCCTGGGCCGGCAGGCCAGCACCTCCTTCGCGCAGAGCTTCGACTCCGAGGTCACCCTGGGACTGGGAGGCGGTGGCCTCGCGGTGACCAAGAGGGTCGAGGCCGATGCCGCCGCCCAGATCCCCGCCGACGCCGCCTACACCATCGAGGTCGACTACACGCTTCCCAACGGCCTCACGGTCGATGACTACCCCGGCTGGGCGCCGCCGGGCACCCTCAAGGCCGACCGGACCGGCGGGACGCTGACGGTCGAGGTCACCGCCGATCTGCGCACGGTGATCGTGGGGCAGGCCCCTGGGTCCATCCTCCCCGTGGGAACTGTGGTCGCGCTCAAGGAGGCCGCCCTCGACGGGGTCACGCCGGCTCCCGGCTTCTCCTGGGGCTCCGCGGTGTTCACCGTGGATGGCGTCCAGGCGACGACGCTGACCATCGGTGACGGCACGGTCAACGAGGTCGTCGTGACCAACACCGTGACCGGAGCGCCGCAGGATCCTGATGCGCCCGAGAGCCCGGCTCCCTCCGGGGCGCCGGCTCCCCCCGAGCCGACGGCCTCGCCGTCGTCCCTCGCCTCGTCCCAGCCCAGCGCCCCGGGAACCGCCGCTGCCGCTGCCACTGGTGATCCCGCACCGGCTCTGGCCCGTACCGGCGCCACCATCATCGTGCCCATCATCGCGGCCGGCGCCGCGCTGATCGGCGGAATGCTCCTGGTTCGCCGCCGCAAGGCCTGA
- the mfd gene encoding transcription-repair coupling factor, with translation MRLTALLPPLLTDPLIAQVVRDASSRTRVDRSLVVAPGARPAILAAMALGQEAVAAIDGGAGHEADEADEADEQDSGTPLLIITATGRQAEETAAALAGYLPSHDIAVFPAWETLPHERLSPRSDTVARRLSVLRRLAHPGREGDAGPIRALIVPVRALLAPVIAGLGDIEPIDLLPGVQVGLEETARRLESAAYTRVDMVESRGQYAVRGGILDLFPPGEPRPVRVDFFGDEIEEVSSFAVADQRTIESLPGVRATACRELVLTPQVRERARSLTGAVPGAADLLERISQGIAVEGMESLAPVLVESMVPLLDLVGDRLAVLLEPEQVRKRAEDLAATTEEFLAAAWTSAASGGTVPVDLSAAAFAHLAEARALALSTNRGWWSLTSLAAGPQTLQLPLGDPRAYRGQLEAAVKDLGAMAREGWSVVVATDGPGPGRRMAQLLADGDVPSRIVTDLSESAELGREPLGGPPGDGVVRVTQASAGHGFLAEGPRLALIAESDLTGRAPAGPRGERALPARRARRSVDPLSLHAGDLVVHAQHGVGRFIELTRRTVGSGKAAATREYLVIEYAPSKRGQPGDRLLVPTDALDQVTKYVGGDAPALSRMGGADWAKTKARARKAVREIAGELVRLYAARSAATGHAFSPDTPWQAELEEAFPYTETPDQLSTIDEVKADMERAQPMDRLICGDVGYGKTEIAVRAAFKAVQDGKQVAVLVPTTLLVSQHAQTFTERYAGFPVTVAQLSRFQGAEESEKVLAGLAAGNVDVVVGTHRLITGQVRFKDLGLVIIDEEQRFGVEHKETLKALRTDVDVLSMSATPIPRTLEMAVTGLREMSTLATPPEDRHPILTYVGAYETKQVSAAIRRELLREGQVFFVHNRVEDIESTAARLAELVPEARVATAHGQMGEHRLEQVIDAFWRKEIDVLVCTTIVETGLDVTDANTLIVDRADRMGLSQLHQLRGRVGRGRERAYAYFLYPGDRPLTETSLERLRTIATNTDLGAGMQVAMKDLEIRGSGNLLGGEQSGHIAGVGFDLYVRMVSEAVSAYKRSLAAKGGQALPAQEDEEPAELRIELPVDATVPEDYIPHERLRLEAYTKFAAARSQDDVSDVLEELADRYGPVPQATELLAGLARLRALAAELGVTEIVAQGKSVRFAPVDLPESGRMRLNRLYPGTTLKPATRTIVVPAPGSGRMGAGALSGAQVLRWAEVLLRAVVAGDADYETEATAYRRR, from the coding sequence GTGCGCTTGACCGCCCTGCTGCCCCCACTGCTGACCGACCCCCTCATCGCCCAGGTCGTGCGCGACGCCTCCTCGCGCACCCGCGTCGATCGCAGCCTCGTCGTGGCCCCCGGGGCGCGGCCCGCCATCCTGGCGGCCATGGCGCTGGGGCAGGAGGCGGTGGCCGCGATCGACGGCGGGGCGGGCCATGAGGCCGATGAGGCCGATGAGGCCGATGAGCAGGACTCGGGCACCCCGCTGCTCATCATCACCGCCACCGGCCGGCAGGCCGAGGAGACCGCTGCGGCCCTGGCCGGCTACCTGCCCTCCCACGACATCGCCGTCTTCCCCGCCTGGGAGACCCTGCCCCACGAGCGCCTCTCGCCCCGCTCGGACACGGTGGCCCGGCGCCTGTCCGTGCTGCGCCGCCTGGCCCATCCCGGGCGGGAGGGGGATGCCGGTCCCATCCGCGCGCTCATCGTCCCGGTGCGCGCCCTGCTCGCCCCCGTCATCGCCGGCCTGGGCGATATCGAGCCCATCGACCTGCTCCCCGGGGTGCAGGTGGGCCTGGAGGAGACCGCCCGCCGCCTGGAGTCGGCCGCCTACACCCGGGTGGACATGGTCGAGTCCCGGGGGCAGTACGCGGTGCGCGGCGGCATCCTCGACCTCTTCCCGCCCGGGGAGCCCCGGCCCGTGCGCGTGGACTTCTTCGGCGATGAGATCGAGGAGGTCTCCTCCTTCGCCGTGGCCGACCAGCGCACCATCGAGTCCCTGCCCGGGGTGCGCGCCACCGCCTGCCGTGAGCTCGTGCTCACCCCCCAGGTGCGAGAGCGCGCCCGCTCCCTGACCGGCGCCGTCCCCGGGGCGGCCGACCTGCTGGAGAGGATCTCCCAGGGCATCGCCGTGGAGGGCATGGAGTCCCTGGCCCCCGTCCTGGTCGAGTCCATGGTCCCCCTGCTCGACCTGGTGGGGGATCGCCTGGCCGTCCTGCTGGAGCCCGAGCAGGTGCGCAAGCGGGCTGAGGACCTGGCCGCCACCACCGAGGAGTTCCTGGCCGCCGCCTGGACCTCGGCGGCCAGCGGCGGCACCGTGCCGGTGGACCTGTCCGCCGCGGCCTTCGCCCACCTGGCCGAGGCCCGGGCCCTGGCCCTGTCGACCAACCGGGGCTGGTGGTCGCTGACCTCACTGGCCGCCGGCCCGCAGACCCTCCAGCTGCCCCTGGGCGATCCGCGGGCCTACCGCGGCCAGCTCGAGGCCGCCGTCAAGGACCTGGGGGCCATGGCCCGTGAGGGCTGGAGCGTCGTTGTGGCCACCGACGGCCCCGGCCCCGGCCGTCGCATGGCCCAGCTCCTGGCCGACGGCGATGTCCCCTCCCGCATCGTCACCGACCTCAGCGAGTCGGCCGAGCTGGGGCGCGAGCCCCTGGGCGGGCCGCCCGGCGACGGCGTCGTGCGCGTCACCCAGGCCAGTGCCGGCCACGGATTCCTGGCCGAGGGCCCCCGCCTGGCCCTCATCGCCGAGTCCGATCTCACCGGGCGCGCCCCGGCCGGGCCCCGCGGCGAGCGCGCCCTGCCCGCCCGTCGCGCCCGGCGCAGCGTGGATCCGTTGTCCCTGCACGCCGGCGACCTCGTGGTCCACGCCCAGCACGGGGTGGGGCGCTTCATCGAGCTGACCCGGCGCACCGTGGGCTCGGGCAAGGCGGCCGCCACCCGCGAGTACCTCGTCATCGAGTACGCCCCCTCCAAGCGGGGCCAGCCCGGGGACCGCCTCCTGGTGCCCACCGACGCCCTGGATCAGGTCACCAAGTACGTGGGCGGGGATGCCCCGGCCCTGAGCCGCATGGGCGGGGCCGACTGGGCCAAGACCAAGGCCCGGGCGCGCAAGGCCGTGCGCGAGATCGCCGGGGAGCTGGTGCGCCTCTACGCGGCGCGCTCGGCCGCCACGGGGCACGCCTTCTCCCCGGACACCCCCTGGCAGGCCGAGCTGGAGGAGGCCTTCCCCTACACCGAGACCCCCGACCAGCTCTCCACCATCGACGAGGTCAAGGCCGATATGGAGCGGGCCCAGCCCATGGACCGGCTCATCTGCGGGGACGTGGGCTACGGCAAGACCGAGATCGCGGTGCGGGCCGCCTTCAAGGCCGTCCAGGACGGCAAGCAGGTCGCCGTGCTGGTGCCCACGACCCTGCTGGTCTCCCAGCACGCCCAGACCTTCACCGAGCGCTACGCCGGCTTCCCCGTCACCGTGGCCCAGCTCTCCCGCTTCCAGGGCGCCGAGGAGTCCGAGAAGGTCCTGGCGGGACTGGCCGCGGGCAACGTGGATGTCGTCGTGGGCACGCACCGCCTCATCACCGGCCAGGTGCGCTTCAAGGACCTGGGCCTGGTCATCATCGACGAGGAGCAGCGCTTCGGGGTCGAGCACAAGGAGACCCTCAAGGCGCTGCGCACGGATGTCGACGTCCTGTCCATGTCCGCCACGCCCATCCCCCGCACCCTGGAGATGGCCGTGACCGGGCTGCGGGAGATGTCCACCCTGGCCACCCCGCCCGAGGACCGCCACCCCATCCTCACCTATGTGGGGGCCTACGAGACCAAGCAGGTCAGTGCCGCCATCCGCCGAGAGCTGCTGCGCGAGGGGCAGGTGTTCTTCGTCCACAACCGGGTCGAGGACATCGAGTCCACCGCGGCGCGCCTGGCCGAGCTCGTCCCCGAGGCGCGGGTGGCCACCGCCCACGGGCAGATGGGCGAGCACCGCCTGGAGCAGGTCATCGACGCCTTCTGGCGCAAGGAGATCGACGTCCTGGTGTGTACCACCATCGTGGAGACGGGCCTGGACGTCACCGACGCCAACACGCTCATCGTCGACCGCGCCGACCGCATGGGGCTCTCCCAGCTCCACCAGCTGCGGGGGCGCGTGGGCCGCGGGCGCGAGCGCGCCTACGCCTACTTCCTCTACCCCGGGGACCGGCCCCTGACGGAGACCTCCCTGGAGCGCCTGCGCACCATCGCCACCAACACCGATCTGGGGGCGGGCATGCAGGTGGCCATGAAGGACCTGGAGATCCGCGGCTCGGGCAACCTGCTGGGGGGCGAGCAGTCCGGGCACATCGCCGGGGTGGGATTCGACCTCTACGTGCGCATGGTCTCCGAGGCCGTCTCGGCCTACAAGAGGTCCCTGGCCGCCAAGGGCGGTCAGGCGCTGCCCGCCCAGGAGGACGAGGAGCCCGCCGAGCTGCGCATCGAGCTGCCGGTGGATGCCACCGTGCCCGAGGACTACATCCCCCACGAGCGCCTGCGCCTGGAGGCCTACACTAAGTTCGCCGCCGCCCGGTCGCAGGACGACGTCAGCGATGTCCTCGAGGAGCTGGCCGACCGCTACGGTCCCGTGCCCCAGGCCACCGAGCTCCTGGCGGGACTGGCGCGGCTGCGCGCCCTGGCCGCCGAGCTGGGGGTCACCGAGATCGTCGCCCAGGGCAAGTCGGTGCGATTCGCCCCGGTGGATCTTCCCGAGTCGGGGCGCATGCGACTGAACCGCCTCTACCCGGGCACCACCCTCAAGCCCGCCACCCGC
- a CDS encoding DUF7926 domain-containing protein, protein MPSTAEGAAIPDRFSRRAARVLIVLAAALALMLPASAAAADPVDAADPARPSASPAPPSADQALRLDAGALGAQDSAVEWRIGLSTQALESAYAQAGEAVDFDGTTSQEIVLTAVLGAGQSLPQAADWSLRASGGGRDESVVLDDGAPGATTTDSGDFSLEVVPIGASEAGSQARIVIRGPFADDAEYEVLAPAPVSGPESRARAGLVYESSVAVEGARAQQRATVSLPAPQASPAQQEPGYGGVSLSAYASGPASDQVSPQTAFAVQLTYTLPEGTTAGSYPGWQPPGELNAEATGGVLTLQAPLSGPASLDGALPAGTTVSLHAPQSTAEAPVGYTWGAGAVRVAGQEATSLVIQEGRTIGIEVETALELAAMGTLSVQVTVGPQDSAFSADAFEIGYSCILPNGKVRSGLLEVQAGTAVESPEVQAGSLCTVSQSDSTRQRAGHAVDTHLTVDGVPSAGVVIAPQTTATVVVNNVYTARSSSQATAEPSSAPPAPATGTGQSQGAQASPSAGQARARQDGELARTGASIAVPAAAAALALVGGAVLVRRRKA, encoded by the coding sequence ATGCCATCCACCGCTGAGGGTGCCGCGATTCCTGATCGCTTCAGCCGCCGCGCTGCACGGGTGCTCATCGTCCTGGCGGCCGCGCTCGCCCTGATGCTCCCCGCCAGCGCGGCCGCTGCTGACCCTGTCGACGCCGCCGACCCCGCCCGGCCCTCCGCCTCCCCGGCTCCGCCATCCGCCGACCAGGCCCTGCGCCTGGACGCCGGTGCGCTGGGCGCGCAGGACTCTGCGGTCGAATGGCGGATCGGCCTGAGCACCCAGGCCCTGGAGTCCGCGTACGCCCAGGCCGGCGAGGCGGTCGACTTCGACGGCACCACCTCCCAGGAGATCGTCCTGACCGCGGTCCTGGGCGCCGGCCAGAGCCTGCCCCAGGCCGCTGACTGGAGCCTGCGCGCCTCGGGCGGCGGGCGCGACGAGAGCGTCGTCCTGGATGATGGAGCCCCCGGGGCCACCACCACCGACTCCGGTGACTTCTCCCTGGAGGTCGTCCCCATCGGCGCGAGCGAGGCGGGCTCCCAGGCCCGCATCGTCATCCGCGGGCCCTTCGCCGATGACGCCGAGTACGAGGTCCTCGCTCCGGCCCCCGTCTCCGGTCCGGAGTCCCGAGCGCGTGCCGGCCTGGTCTATGAGAGCTCGGTGGCGGTGGAGGGCGCTCGGGCCCAGCAGCGCGCCACCGTCTCGCTGCCCGCCCCCCAGGCCTCCCCGGCCCAGCAGGAGCCCGGCTACGGAGGCGTCTCCCTGAGCGCCTACGCCTCCGGCCCCGCCTCCGACCAGGTCTCTCCGCAGACCGCCTTCGCCGTCCAGCTCACCTACACCCTGCCCGAGGGGACCACGGCAGGCTCATACCCCGGATGGCAGCCCCCCGGCGAGCTCAACGCCGAGGCCACCGGCGGAGTCCTCACCCTTCAGGCCCCTCTGAGCGGCCCCGCGAGCCTTGACGGGGCCCTGCCCGCCGGCACCACGGTGAGCCTTCACGCCCCCCAGTCCACGGCCGAGGCGCCTGTGGGCTACACCTGGGGCGCGGGGGCTGTGAGAGTGGCGGGCCAGGAGGCCACGAGCCTGGTGATCCAGGAGGGGCGGACCATCGGGATCGAGGTGGAGACGGCCCTGGAGCTCGCCGCGATGGGCACCCTGTCGGTGCAGGTGACCGTGGGGCCGCAGGACTCGGCCTTCAGCGCGGATGCCTTCGAGATCGGCTACTCCTGCATCCTTCCCAACGGCAAGGTGCGCTCCGGACTGCTGGAGGTCCAGGCCGGCACCGCCGTCGAGAGCCCCGAGGTCCAGGCCGGGAGCCTGTGCACGGTGAGCCAGTCCGACTCCACCCGCCAGCGCGCGGGCCACGCCGTGGACACCCATCTCACGGTCGATGGCGTGCCCAGTGCCGGCGTCGTCATCGCGCCGCAGACCACCGCCACGGTCGTGGTGAACAACGTCTACACCGCCCGCTCCTCCTCCCAGGCCACGGCTGAGCCCTCCTCGGCGCCCCCGGCGCCAGCCACCGGGACCGGTCAGTCCCAGGGGGCTCAGGCCTCGCCCAGCGCCGGGCAGGCCCGGGCCCGGCAGGATGGCGAGCTGGCCAGAACCGGCGCGAGCATCGCGGTGCCGGCGGCGGCCGCAGCCCTGGCGCTGGTGGGCGGAGCAGTCCTGGTTCGACGCCGCAAGGCGTGA
- a CDS encoding ribose-phosphate diphosphokinase, protein MTGIITRGEKRLVIASGRAHPELAQEMAAELGTEVLSSTAYDFANGETYVRFNESVRGCDVFVVQSHGDRVNDWLMEQLIMVDALKRASAKRITVVAPFFPYARQDKKHMGREPISARLVADLYKAAGADRLMSVDLHTSQEQGFFDGPWDHLWAQPVLVDYVRTRVDAASTSVVSPDAGRIRVAERWANQLGGTPLAFVHKTRDVTRPNESVANRVVGEVEGRSCVLVDDMIDTGGTIAKAVQVLLDSGAKDVIVAATHGVLSGPAVDRLSTCGAREVVVTDTLPIPAGKRFEQLTVLPIAPLLARAIKAVFDDGSVTSLFDTGIV, encoded by the coding sequence ATGACGGGCATCATCACCAGAGGCGAGAAGCGCCTGGTCATCGCCTCGGGCCGCGCCCACCCCGAGCTGGCCCAGGAGATGGCCGCCGAGCTGGGCACGGAGGTGCTGTCCTCCACGGCCTACGACTTCGCCAATGGGGAGACCTACGTCCGCTTCAACGAGTCCGTGCGCGGATGCGACGTCTTCGTCGTCCAGTCCCATGGGGATCGCGTCAATGACTGGCTCATGGAGCAGCTCATCATGGTCGACGCCCTCAAGCGGGCCTCGGCCAAGCGCATCACCGTGGTGGCCCCCTTCTTCCCCTATGCCCGCCAGGACAAGAAGCACATGGGGCGCGAGCCGATCTCGGCCCGCCTGGTGGCCGATCTCTACAAGGCCGCGGGGGCCGACCGCCTCATGAGCGTGGACCTGCACACCTCCCAGGAGCAGGGCTTCTTCGACGGCCCCTGGGATCACCTGTGGGCCCAGCCCGTGCTCGTGGACTATGTGCGCACACGAGTCGACGCGGCCTCCACCTCCGTGGTCTCCCCGGATGCCGGGCGCATCCGCGTGGCCGAGCGCTGGGCCAATCAGCTGGGGGGCACCCCCCTGGCCTTCGTGCACAAGACGCGGGATGTCACTCGGCCCAACGAGTCCGTGGCCAACCGGGTGGTGGGTGAGGTCGAGGGGCGCTCCTGCGTGCTGGTCGACGACATGATCGACACCGGCGGAACCATCGCCAAGGCGGTCCAGGTCCTGCTGGACTCCGGAGCCAAGGACGTCATCGTGGCCGCCACCCACGGCGTGCTCTCAGGCCCGGCGGTGGACCGCCTCTCGACCTGCGGGGCCCGTGAGGTCGTGGTCACCGACACCCTGCCCATTCCCGCGGGCAAGCGGTTCGAGCAGCTCACGGTCCTGCCCATCGCCCCCCTGCTGGCGCGCGCCATCAAGGCCGTGTTCGACGACGGCTCCGTGACCTCCCTGTTCGACACGGGGATCGTCTGA
- a CDS encoding bifunctional UDP-N-acetylglucosamine diphosphorylase/glucosamine-1-phosphate N-acetyltransferase GlmU — MAPTAPAAVIVMAAGKGTRMRSATPKVLHPIGGRSLLDHAVTAARGLEPAHLVVVVRHERDAVVAHLARIAPDAVAADQDDIPGTGRAVACGLAALPDSLTGPVVVTSGDVPLLDTATLSALLEQHAQRGDAVTLLTTTLEDPSGYGRVIRGEGGSVEAVVEHRDATPEQLAITEINAGVYVFDAEHLRQALDTLGTDNDQGEVYLTDVVAHAHGAGRSTSALVAADHWLVEGCNDRAQLAELGAELNRRTLAAWMAQGVGVTDPASTWVDVTVELAQDVILEQGALLRGATRIGQGARVGAYAILTDAEIPAGAVVAPFSQLGSEDAPAGES; from the coding sequence GTGGCACCCACTGCACCCGCCGCCGTCATCGTCATGGCCGCTGGCAAGGGAACCCGTATGCGCTCGGCCACCCCCAAGGTGCTCCACCCCATCGGGGGGCGCAGCCTCCTGGATCACGCGGTGACCGCGGCCCGCGGCCTGGAGCCGGCCCACCTGGTGGTCGTGGTCCGCCACGAGCGCGATGCGGTCGTGGCTCACCTCGCCCGCATCGCCCCCGATGCCGTGGCGGCGGACCAGGACGACATCCCCGGCACCGGCCGCGCCGTGGCCTGCGGCCTGGCGGCCCTGCCCGATTCACTGACCGGCCCCGTGGTGGTCACCAGCGGGGACGTCCCCCTGCTGGACACCGCCACCCTGTCCGCCCTCCTGGAGCAGCACGCCCAGCGCGGCGACGCCGTGACCCTGCTGACCACCACCCTGGAGGACCCCTCGGGCTACGGCCGCGTCATCCGCGGGGAGGGCGGCTCCGTGGAGGCGGTTGTCGAGCACCGCGACGCCACCCCGGAGCAGCTGGCCATCACCGAGATCAACGCCGGCGTCTACGTCTTCGACGCCGAGCATCTGCGCCAGGCCCTGGACACCCTGGGCACCGACAACGATCAGGGCGAGGTCTACCTCACCGATGTGGTGGCCCACGCCCATGGGGCCGGGCGCTCCACCAGCGCCCTGGTGGCCGCCGACCACTGGCTGGTCGAGGGCTGCAATGACCGCGCCCAGCTGGCCGAGCTCGGGGCCGAGCTCAACCGCCGCACCCTGGCGGCCTGGATGGCCCAGGGAGTGGGCGTCACCGATCCGGCCTCCACCTGGGTGGATGTCACCGTGGAGCTCGCCCAGGATGTGATCCTGGAGCAGGGGGCACTGCTGCGCGGGGCCACCCGGATCGGCCAGGGCGCCCGGGTGGGCGCCTACGCCATCCTCACCGACGCCGAGATCCCCGCGGGCGCGGTTGTCGCACCCTTCAGCCAGCTCGGCTCCGAGGACGCCCCTGCCGGGGAGAGCTGA
- the purD gene encoding phosphoribosylamine--glycine ligase, translating to MKILLLGSGAREHALARALVRDPQITELVVAPGNPGTAAIATNLHIDPAAPEEVVELAAQMEADLVVVGPEAPLVAGVADVLREAGFPVFGPGAEAARLEGSKAFAKEVMAAAGVPTAEAAVCSTEAELSAALDRFGAPHVVKEDGLAAGKGVVVTEDRAAALAHGLACLAKEGGRVVVEDFLDGPEASVFCVCDGATVVPLAPAQDYKRLADGDAGPNTGGMGAYSPLAWAPADLAEQVVREVAQPVVDEMARRGTSFIGLLYCGLAMTSRGLRVVEFNARFGDPETQAVLARLTSSLPELLLAAATGSLARAPEPTWSQEAAVDVVIAAPGYPGTVTTGGRITGIEEAEALEGVHVLQAGTGLGDDGGLEVTGGRVLSVVAVGQDLAQARDRAYEAVAMIGLEGAQYRTDIAAGR from the coding sequence GTGAAGATCCTGCTCCTGGGCTCCGGCGCGCGCGAGCACGCCCTGGCCCGCGCCCTCGTCCGTGATCCGCAGATAACCGAGCTGGTGGTCGCCCCCGGGAATCCGGGAACCGCGGCGATCGCCACCAACCTCCACATCGACCCGGCCGCGCCCGAGGAGGTCGTCGAGCTGGCAGCCCAGATGGAGGCGGACCTCGTCGTCGTCGGGCCCGAGGCCCCACTGGTCGCCGGCGTGGCCGACGTCCTGCGCGAGGCCGGCTTCCCGGTCTTCGGGCCGGGCGCTGAGGCGGCCCGCCTGGAGGGCTCCAAGGCCTTCGCCAAGGAGGTCATGGCCGCCGCGGGCGTGCCCACCGCCGAGGCCGCCGTGTGCTCCACCGAGGCAGAGCTGTCCGCGGCCCTGGACCGCTTCGGCGCCCCCCATGTGGTCAAGGAGGACGGCTTGGCGGCCGGCAAGGGCGTGGTGGTCACCGAGGACCGCGCCGCCGCCCTGGCCCATGGGCTGGCCTGCCTGGCCAAGGAGGGAGGGCGAGTGGTGGTCGAGGACTTCCTGGACGGCCCGGAGGCCTCGGTCTTCTGCGTGTGCGACGGCGCCACGGTGGTCCCGCTGGCCCCTGCCCAGGACTACAAGCGCCTGGCCGACGGCGATGCCGGCCCCAATACCGGCGGCATGGGCGCCTACAGCCCGCTGGCCTGGGCCCCGGCCGACCTGGCCGAGCAGGTGGTGCGCGAGGTCGCCCAGCCCGTGGTCGATGAGATGGCCCGGCGCGGGACGAGCTTCATCGGGCTGCTCTACTGCGGCCTGGCCATGACCTCGCGCGGCCTGCGCGTGGTGGAGTTCAATGCGCGCTTCGGCGATCCCGAGACCCAGGCCGTTCTGGCGCGGCTGACCTCCTCCCTGCCCGAGCTGCTCCTGGCCGCGGCCACCGGCTCCCTGGCCCGGGCTCCCGAGCCGACCTGGAGTCAGGAGGCGGCCGTGGACGTGGTCATCGCCGCCCCGGGCTACCCGGGGACCGTGACCACGGGCGGGCGCATCACCGGCATTGAGGAGGCCGAGGCCCTGGAAGGCGTCCATGTGCTGCAGGCCGGTACCGGATTGGGCGACGACGGCGGCCTGGAGGTCACGGGAGGGCGCGTCCTGTCCGTGGTCGCCGTCGGACAGGACCTCGCCCAGGCTCGCGACCGCGCCTATGAGGCCGTCGCCATGATCGGCCTGGAGGGCGCCCAGTACCGCACCGACATCGCCGCAGGGCGCTGA